A genomic stretch from Bos javanicus breed banteng chromosome 3, ARS-OSU_banteng_1.0, whole genome shotgun sequence includes:
- the PDZK1IP1 gene encoding PDZK1-interacting protein 1, whose product MSVLSLVILSLLMAVPPASCQQGRGNLQPWMQGLIAVAVFLVLVAIAFAVNHFWCQEKPAPINMVMTIGNKADGILVGTDGKYSSMAASFRSSEHENAYENIPEEEGKVCSTPM is encoded by the exons ATGTCAGTGCTCAGCCTGGTCATCCTGAGCCTGCTCATGGCAGTGCCACCTGCCAGCTGTCAACAAG GCCGGGGGAACCTGCAGCCCTGGATGCAAGGCCTTATCGCCGTGGCTGTGTTCCTGGTCCTTGTCGCAATCGCCTTTGCTGTCAACCACTTCTGGTGCCAGGAAAAGCC GGCGCCTATAAACATGGTCATGACCATTGGAAACAAAGCAGACGGGATCCTGGTGGGAACAGATGGCAAGTACTCCTCAATGGCAGCAAGCTTCAG GTCCAGTGAGCACGAGAATGCCTATGAGAACATCCCAGAGGAGGAGGGCAAGGTCTGCAGCACCCCAATGTGA